CCATCACGCTTGGCCCGCGTCTCGCCCCCTCTTCGCCGCCGGAGATGCCGACCCCAAGGTAGTAGACTCCGCGCTCAGCAAGGGCCCTCTCCCTCCGCGCGGTGTCACGGAAGTGGGAGTTGCCGCAATCTGCGATGACGTCCCCCGGCTCGAGCGCTGGGGCGAGTTGCTCGATGACGGCATCCACCGGAGCGCCGGCCTTCACCATGAGGATGATGCGCCGCGGCACCGAAAGGCCGGCCACAAACTCGGCTAACGACCGCGAAGGGATAATCGCGTCTCGGTACCCGTTAGCGTGCGCCTTGTTGACGAACTCCTCCATCGTCGCAGCCGTCCTGTTATACACGGCCACCCTGTACCCGTGATCGGCGATGTTGAGCGCAAGATTCTGCCCCATCACCGCGAGCCCCACCAAGCCGATGTCGGCCTTCTGCCCCCGCGGCGGCCTCGCGCCAGGCCCGCGCAGCCCCCCTTGGCAACAGCTGGCGTCGTTTTGCATCGCATTTCGCATCGCCTTTTCAACCCTTTCCTAGCGCGTCTATCCGCCTCGAGCTCCGGCGCGCAGCACCGGATCACCCCTTCACGGCTCCGGCGGTCAAGCCCGCGATTATATACCTCTGCGCGACAAGCGCGATCACGAGGATGGGCACGGTGATCACGACAGCTGCCGCCATGAGCCCGCCCCAGTTGATCTCCGAGTAAGACAGGAAGTTGAAGACCGCTATCGGCAGCGTGCGAGTCCGCGCCCCTGTCAGAACCACTGCGAACATGAAGTTGTTCCAGGAGAACACGAACGAGAGAATTGAACTCGTGAGTATTCCCGGGCCCGTCAAGGGAAGCAGGACACGAAGGAAGGCTCCTGAACGTGTGGACCCGTCCACCATCGCAGCCTCCTCGAGCTCCTTGGGCAGAGACTCAAAGAACGGCACCATCACCCAGATGATGAACGGCAGTCCGACCAGCATGTGGCTGAGAATGAGAGACGTGTATGTATCCACCAGGCGCAACCTTGAGAAGAGTATGAACCATGGTATGAGGAAAGTGATCCCGGGAACGATTCGTGCGACGAGGATCACGAGCGCAAGCTTGCTCTGGCGGAAGCGGGCGATCGAGTACGCCGCAGGCAAGCCGAGAAGGAGCGAGAAGAAGGTCGAGCCCGCTGCGATGACGAGGCTGTTCCACATGAAGTGCACGAACTGATACTGCCCGAAAACCTCCCGATAATGCAGGAGGGTGGGTCTGAATACCCACGTTGGAGGCGTGCGGATGATGTCTGCCTGCTGCTTGAACGACGAAACCCCCATCCAGAGGAACGGAAACACGAACGGTACTATGATGATGAAAAGCAGCAACCCGTAGCCGATTTCCCTCCAGAGCCGCGCTCTCGACGCCGCCCGCCTGCGCGCTTCTGGCGACGGCGTCCTCCATTGCCTCTTGCCTTCCGCCTCATTCAGGCCCACTCCGGACACCTCCGCACCCCCGTTAGGCCTCGACCGGTCTTCGGGCCCAGCTCAGTATGATGGCCGACCCGAGCACTATGGCAAAGAATATCATCAGCAGCGCAGAGGCCTTGCCCATCTGGAAGTACTGGAAACCGAGCACAAACGAGTAAATGTTCAGCGTCTCCGAGGCGAAGCCCGGACCGCCTTGCGTCATCGTGTAGATGATGTCGAACGTCTTCAAGGCATCGATGGCCCTGAGAGTCATCGCCGCCACAATGGCCGGCTGCAGCAGGGGAAGCGTCACATGTCGCACGGTCTGCCACGGCGTCGCGCCATCGACCAACGCAGCCTCGAACGGGTCGCGAGGCAGGGCCGTCAACGCCGCGAGAACTATGAGCGTGATCATCGGGGTCCACTGCCACACGTCTACCAGCACGAGCGACGGCAAAGCCTGCCGGGGAGAGGCCAGCCAGTGCAGCGGCGGCAGACCGAGAACGCTCAGGAGGTAGTTGGCTATGCCTATGGTAGGCTCGTATATGAGCAGCCACACCATACCGACCGCCACAGGCGTTGCAACCATGGGAAGGAGGAAGATCGTCTTGACAAGGTTCTTGCCCCGCATGTCGCGGTTGAGCGCGAGGGCGATAGCCACCCCCAGCACCGTCTCCAGCACCACCGCGAGCACGGTGAAGTAGAACGTCCGCCACACCGCGCCTGAGAATCGCTGATCACTGCCGAGAAGCGATGCATAGTTCGCGACGCCCACCCAGGCCGGCGGAGACATGGACGACATGCTCCACTCGGTGCAGGAAAGCCGCAGCGTGTAAACGAGTGGAAACACCATCATCACGACGATGAACGCCAAAGCCGGTAAGGGAAATACGTACCGGAGGTTTCTATCGAGCCAGCCGCCGCGCAACCTGACCCACCTCCATGTTCGGCCCAGCGGGAGGACACTGCAGACGTGGTGGGGTTCGAATGGGGTCCGCCCGCTGAACGCCCGGGCTGGCTGACGACGCCCGACAGCGTCGCCAGCGTCGCCAGCCAGCCCGCGAGGCATCTCATTTCTCCTTGTCCAGAAGAGCCTGATAGTCTGCGTTCGCCTTCTTGGCCGCCGCGGCCACATCGCCGCCCTCGATGGCGGTCACGATGACAGAGCCAACGATGTCTCTGGCCTGGCCAACCGCTATCACGTTCGGGCGGTCATACGGCACCCCGATCTTGCTGGATTGGACTATGACCTGCACGAGCTGCGCTGGGAAGTTCCTTATCCCCTCTTCGCTCTCCCACACCGACGTCCGTGCGCTCGGTACCTGCCTGCTCTGTGTCTTCAGGGTCGTTTCCTTGCTCGTGGCCCACTCAATGAACTTCCACGCCGCCTCCTTGTGGCGCGACGTGGCGCTCATGGAAAGCCCCCAGGAGACGATGGAGTACGGCCTCGCCCCTGCCGGTCCCGCCGGGAAGACCGCGAAGCCCACCTTGTCGCCCACCTGCGACTGCGCGGGATCGAGGAGGTTGGAGTAGAAGACCGAGGCATCGGTGTACATGGCTGCCTTGCCCTGCGCGAAGATGGCAAGAGCTTGAGGCCAGCTCATGTTGAGCACTCCAGGAGGGCCGTACTTACGGAGGATATCGCCGTAGAACGTGAACGCCTTTATGGCCTCAGGCGTATCCAACATCGCCTTTCCGTCCTTGTCGAACGTGCCTCCGAAGCTATACAGGTAGCTCGAGAACTGCGTCACGGCCGGAGACCTTTGTCCCCGAGACACTATGCCGAACATCCCTTTGCTAGGATTATGGAAATGTTTGGCAGCAGCCTCGAGCTCCTCCAGTGTCGTGGGAACCTTGATGCCGTCCTTCGCGAACAAGTCCTTTCTGTAGTAGATGATCTCTTGCTCCGTCACGATGGGCACCCCTGTGAGGAAGCCCTTCACCGTCTCCGCCTGGAGCGCTGCTGGGAAGAAATCCTGGAACTGCCAGTTCGCGGGAGTAAGGTCAGGGTTGTCGATGAACTGCTTCAGGTCTGTGTACCATCCGTTCTGGCAGAACTGCTTGGCTTCTTGCAAGGGCCTTTGCATGAACACGTCGATGGTCGATGTCCCGGACGCGAACTCCACGCTCAGTTTCTGCGTGAGCTGGTCTTCGAAGTAGGATTCCACGTTCACCTTGATGCCCGTGGCCGCTTCGAACTCGGGGATAAGCGGCCGGATCGCGTCGGCCCAGGGATGGTTTGCAAGGACCACCCGGAGGGCCGTTCCCTTGTAAGGTTGCGGTTGCGCAGCGCTCCCGGCGGCGATGCCGGTCACCCCCAGGAGTGCCACGGCAATGAGCCAACAGGCAAGCCTCACACGCCGCTTCATCGTGCTCTCCTCCCTTGCATGTTGAGCATTCCCTCAGCAACTGCACGTTGCCTCGAACCCCGATGCACGACTCCCACCGCACGCACTACGACGTCCGAATGACCACTTGTGCAGGGCCTCGATATCCCCTTGCATCACCCCTTTCGCTTCCGTGATCCGGTTTGTATGTCCATAGGTGCCACGGACGTAAGAGCCTCGAACCCTGGGCGACCGGATAGCTCCTCCCACATGCTCTCCGACACCCAGATCCGTTCCAACTCAAGCGTGTTGCGAATTCGCACCACTCGTGCCTGCTCGGGTCTCACGCCTGTTACGGTTAGAAGGGCCAACGCCACCGCGTCGCGCGCCGTGGGTACCACGATGGGAAGCCGGGCCGACGCGAGCACCCGGGAAGTCACCGCGTTCGTGTACATCTGCACGAAGTCTATCCGGTCGAGCACGTCCTGCGTCGTGATGTCTGCGACGCCGATCCCGCTGGCGTTCCCATGGGCCTCCGCGGTGAGGCCGAGAACCACTATGCGTTGGGCCTGGAAGCCGCCAACGCCTGCCATTGTTGGCTCGGAATACCGGCCGGTCACGTTGGGGTCCATCCCGTCGCCACTGATGTCCTTGCCGATCTCGTCGACGACCAGCACATCACAGGAGTCGAACAGAAACCGCCCCATCTTCCGTCGAGCGATCTGCAGAAGCTCGGGCTCCCGCCGAAGGATGTCCTCGGCAGGCACGACCTCGATGAGCGCAACCTCGCCGGTGGCGTTCTCAACGGTAGCTACGCCGAAGAGGACGCGCGTTCGTGCCAAGATGAGCCGGGCGGCCTCCGGAATGAGCTCAGGAAACCTGGAAAACCCCGCGGCATGGAGGCTCGTGGCGCCCACGTGTTTACCAAGGCCGATGGTGAGGATCTTCGCAAGTCCGCTCTCGATCGGACCACGAAAACACGTGTGAGGCTTGACGCGGTTGATGACGATCACCCCGTCGGCCTCGTACGCCTCGCGGCCGAAGTACACCGGCACACCCGAGGTTAAGCGCCCCACCTCGACCACATCCATCGAGGCCCTCACCTCTATGCCTAGCGTGCGCTCGCTGATGCCGTAGTCGGCAAGGACTTGCCTCTGCCCCTCGGCCGTGGCACCACCGTGACTGCCCATCGCGGGGACGATGAAAGGACGGGCGCCGCGCGCGCGCACCGCCTCAGCCACGCTCGCCACTATCTCCGGGAGCCCCGCAAGGCCCCGGCTGCCCACCGCGATGGCAACGCGCCCGCCTTTACGTATCCTGGCCTCGACCCCCGACCGCGCCATCTTTTCGCTCAGGACTGAGCGAATGTCGGTGATCTTGCCACGCTCCAAGGGCTGACGCACCCACAGCCCCCTGGGCAACGGGACGTCAACGCCCGAAAAGCCTTCGGGTCGAAGCCCGGCGAGCGCCCCTTCCGCGTAAAGCCTCCGCACGACACACTCGTCCCTTTCCATGACCGCGCCACGGCCTCCTGGCGAACGCCTGCCTCATCTGGCAGCCTAGTCGCCTCGTCCCTAGCCTCCCTGCTGTCCTGAGCGCATGCCCAGCTCGGGAGCCGCACCAGGGGGCTCCTGCAATGCGCCTTACGGGCGTGGGCGCCGCGAACGCAGGCCTCTGCCATCGTCGATGTATGGTTCCGAGCCGTCCCAGGTCGTTCCTTCAGTCCGCGCGCTCCTACTGTGGGTCGTCCTCCGCCAACAACCTCGCGTAAAGGGCCCTATGCCTTGCCAGCCCCTCCAAATAGCGGGCATGCCGGGCATCGTCTGGGGTGAAGATCCTTCCGAGTGCGGCCGGAGGGTCAGGGCCGTCTCCCAGCATCCCCATGGCGCGCAACGCAAGCAGCGCAGCGCCCCTCGCGGACGGTTCGGGTTCGCTCGACTGCACCACAGGCCGCCCCAGGACATCGGCCAATATCTGGAGCCACACGGCGATCCGGGAGGCTCCGCCGGAAGCGATGATCGTTCGGTTGTTCTCGCCAGCCGCCGGGAGCCTCGCGTATATCTCCGCGAATCGATAGGCTACCGCCTCTAGCCCTGCGCGCACTATCTCTTCAGGAGTGGTCGCCAGGCTCAGGCCCGAGATGGTGGCACGTGCGCCGGAATGCCATCCCGGGCTCCGTTCACCGGCGATGAACGGCAGGACCGTGAGAGAGTGGGAATCCGGCGCCACGTTGGCCACAGCCTCTTCCCACCCGGAATCCGCCGTGGCCTCCGCCTCTCCCCTCTCTGGCTCGAAGGAGAGACGAAGAACCCTCATGAACCACGCCAGGATGTTCCCGCCCTCGCTCAACGCCCCACCCACCAGGCTGCGGCGACGGTCCACTTTGTAAACCCAAAGCCCCGGCGTGATGCGGGGGTCACCGGCTTCCACCACCCGGAGTGCGCCACTCGTGCCGAGCGCAAGAGCCACATGCCGCGAGTCGTCCGCGCCGCTTCCAAGATTGTGGGCGGCGCCGTCACCTACGGCAGGAAACCACGGAACCGAAGCGAGCTCGGGCCAGCGCTTGTCGAAGGGCGGCCGAAGGCCAGCAAGAGGTTCGTCTACATCGACAAGGGGCGAGAGCTGGTCTGGCGTGACCCCGAGCGCATCGAGCAGCGAACCGTCCCATGCGAGGCGCGCGCGATCGAGAAGCCCGGTCCACGATGCCACTGAGTAACTGCACCGCGCCCGCCCGAAAAGCTTACACTCGAGGTACTCCCCGATGCTCACCCACCGTGCGATGCGTGTGAACACTTCAGGGCTCGTACGTTTGAACCACGAAAGCCGCACCGTGAGATAGCTAGTGTGAAGAGGACATCCCGTCCGCTCATATACCTCGGCCCACGGAAGGGAGACGCGCAGCCTCGCTACATCCTCTTCGCCACGAGTGTCCGCCCAGGTGAAAAGAGGTGTGAGAGGTCGCCCACCGCGGTCGAGCCCACACACGCTGGACACAAACGTCGTCACGGCCACACCACATATGGCCGCCGCCGCGCCCCGCGGCCCGTGGCCCGATAGAGCGCGGGCCCGTTCAAGTGTGCCGTCGACGCAACTCCACACGCTTTCTGCGAGCTCCACGATGTCTGCCTCGCTGGCGCCGCTTGCCGACACCCTAACCCTTGCAGGCGCCCGGGAGAGGGTCGCCGGCAGCACGCGGGCTCTGCTGTCCACCAGCATGCTCCGCACCGTCGACGTGCCCAGGTCGATCGCCAGGACGAACGGCGGCGCAGCTTCAGTCGGGTTGACGGCCTGCCCCGAGAGTTCTCGCGCATTTGACACGTGCGATACACCAGCTCCACGGCCTTGCGGGCCCATCCGCTACCCGATATTCGCGGCAGGCTCCTTGGAGGCCGGACTCTTCATTCGGGTCATCTCCGCGACGATGGCCCGCCGAACCCCCTCGAGGTGACCTTGGAGAAGGCGTTGTGCCAAGGTCGCGTCGCCTTTCTGCATGGCCTCGAGGATGGCGATGTGTTCGTCGAGTGCCTCCTCAACACGCACGTTGAGGTTGCGCATGAGGTCTATGAGGGCCAGAATTCGCGCCGAGAGGTCGCGAAGGCGCTTGTTCCCCGCAGCGCGGATGATCTCCACGTGAAACTTGCGGTCCAGCCGCTCGAAAGCCCTCCGCTGCTCGTCGCCGCCGAGCGAGCGGAGAGCCTTCGTCTCCTCCAGCAAGGCGGTAACGTCCGACGGTCGCATTTCTTTCATGGCGCGGCGGAGGGCGTACAGCTCGATCATCTCGCGGATGTCCGCGATTTCCTCCACATCCTGAACCGACAACTCAACCACGTAGTACCCGACGCGCGGTGCGAGCATCACGAGACCCTCTTCGACAAGCGCGTTCAGGGCGTCCCTCACCGGTGTGCGGCTCACGCCGAAGCGTTCCGCAAGGGAGTCTACGGCGAGGCGGGTGCCCGGGGGGAGCCGCAGAGAGACGATGTCTTCGCGCAGGATGCCTCGTATTTGCTCAACAAGGCTTGTGCTCACTATGCGTTCGTCCATTTCTCACCACCGAATATAATATATCACATATTATCCATCAGCTCAACTATCCATCCAGCAGTTCCCGAGAGCCACCGGCAGCCCCCTGTCCAGGCGTTGGCTTGCGCCACGCGCAGGTCATTTCAGCTCCGGAAAGCGCCGCCACTCTTGCCGGTATCGCCCGAGCCACGCTTCGACACCGTGGCCCGTCCTGTCGCCGCAGGCCTCAATCTCGTTCAACACCGTCACGACACGTGCCTCCCCTTGGATCCTCGGTCTCGCGCCGGGGCAGCTCTTCGCATGCCTTCGGAGCCCCTGGCGACCGGGCGGTCTCCGGAGGATAGCTCGTGCGGGCTTTCCATGGACCTTCATGGACCAGCCAGCGGGCTCGGCGGTTGCTCATCCTAGAAATGGCCGCGCGCGGCCGATTCCCTAAAGCAAGCCTTTTCTCGCTAGGCGCTCCCTGACGACGCTTTCGAAGTCGTCCAATCCTACAGGCCCTGAGAACACAGGCGCGCCATCGATATACAGGTTCTCCTCGCCGAACTCGAGCGCTTCGTCGCGCGTGTGGATGACGTGCTCCGCAGTGGTGACTTTATCCGAGATGGACCTCGCCAAAGCAAGGCGTGTCCGGTAGTAGTGGATGATCCATGGACACCTCGCATTGAACACGGCCTCCACCTTCACCTCGCCCGCGGAGGGCGCGAGGTCCCTCGCCACCTGCACCAACGCGACCCGGGCGTCCGCACCGCCCGCGCGCAACAGCAAGAACCCCGGGTCGCTCCGCTGCGCCACGGTAAAGCCGAACTTCTCGAAGAACCCAACAGGCATCCAGTCCGGGTACGTGAGCACCGCAAGTCCGCGTGCATGCCCTGAAGCCTTCAGCGCAAGCTCCATGAGAGCCCTTGCGATTCCCAGGCCCCTCGCATTCTCGAGAACCCACAAGCACCTGAGAACCCAGAGGCCATCTCCTTCCAGCGGCAGGGGCGCAGCCTCGATGGGCATCACCTCAACGCGACCGACCGGCTCTCCGCCGAGGAAAGCCCCAAACACCCTGGCGCCCATCGCCGCCGCGCGCCTCTGAGCCGAAACGCTCTCCTCAAGGAGCCTCGAGACTTCGTCAGAGCCGACCCCGGGCGGCACGCACATCACGTTCAAATCGTGGACCTCTTCAGGGAGGATCTCATGGATTCTGACGTGAGCCATGCGCATCACCTCCTGTGCGATGGCCGGCTTCCCGCTCTCCCGGGGTCCCCGGTCCCCACGTTGCGCCTTCCTCGTGGGGCTCTTCTGCAAATCGATCATGAGCCGCGCGGCTGCCTTCTCGCACGAGCGGCCTCACGAAGCAGCAAGCCGGCGCACGTATGGAATTCCCCACGAACATGGAGAACTCCTTGCGCGCGACACACGCGACCGCGACAGCATAGCCAGGCGGTTGCTGGGAACGCTACGTTCCGAGGCGGAGAGGTGGTTTCGCAGCCCCGTTCCGCACCCGACGAAGCATCCCGGACGGAAACGACGCACCGCCAATACGACGGCCAATACGATAGGCAGAGGTGTTCCAAGGTTGCCCGAGAAAACCTCCCTGCGCGTGTGCGGCCTCGCCCGCATCTTCCTCGTGGTTTTCAGCGTCCTCGTGGCGAGGATGGCCTTCGTCCAGCTGGTCATCGGCGAAGACCTTGCCGAACGGTGCCGCGACCAACGCGCGCTGGCGCTCGCCACGATGCCCGTGCGCGGCGCGATCTACGACCGCAACATGCGTGTGCTCGCAGGGGACTTCAAAAAGCCTGCCGTGGTGGTGTTTCCCGGATCGGTGAAGTCGCTCGAGAGCGTTGCTGGAATGGTGGCCGAGGTGGCGGGCGCGCCGACGGGCCGGGTCCTGTCGCGCCTGAGCTCCCCGGCACCGTTCCTGGTCCCCGCGGGGATCCTGTCCTCTCCCGCGTTCGCCGCGACCAGTCCGGCAGCCCCCTATACGGAGGCGCTCCGCGACCCTGGGGTCGTGGTGGTTGAGCAACCCGTGCGCTATGATCCCGAGGGGATCGGCGCACACGTCATCGGCTACGTCGATCCCTCCGGCAGGCACGGTATGTCGGGCGTGGAAGCGCTCCTCGACCGGTACCTGAGCGGCGAAGACGAAGCCAAGGTAGCGGTTTTCACGGACGCGAAGGGCGCTCCCCTCCGAGGCCTGGGAGTCCGGTGGTTGCCCGGAAAGCCCGCCCGGGCCGGCGTGAGGCTGACGATCGACCGGGATATCCAGGCCCTCGTTGAACAGGTCATGGACGACACGATCAAGCGCGGCGCTGTCGTGGTGATGGACCCCAG
The nucleotide sequence above comes from Bacillota bacterium. Encoded proteins:
- a CDS encoding sugar ABC transporter permease, whose protein sequence is MPRGLAGDAGDAVGRRQPARAFSGRTPFEPHHVCSVLPLGRTWRWVRLRGGWLDRNLRYVFPLPALAFIVVMMVFPLVYTLRLSCTEWSMSSMSPPAWVGVANYASLLGSDQRFSGAVWRTFYFTVLAVVLETVLGVAIALALNRDMRGKNLVKTIFLLPMVATPVAVGMVWLLIYEPTIGIANYLLSVLGLPPLHWLASPRQALPSLVLVDVWQWTPMITLIVLAALTALPRDPFEAALVDGATPWQTVRHVTLPLLQPAIVAAMTLRAIDALKTFDIIYTMTQGGPGFASETLNIYSFVLGFQYFQMGKASALLMIFFAIVLGSAIILSWARRPVEA
- a CDS encoding sugar ABC transporter substrate-binding protein — encoded protein: MKRRVRLACWLIAVALLGVTGIAAGSAAQPQPYKGTALRVVLANHPWADAIRPLIPEFEAATGIKVNVESYFEDQLTQKLSVEFASGTSTIDVFMQRPLQEAKQFCQNGWYTDLKQFIDNPDLTPANWQFQDFFPAALQAETVKGFLTGVPIVTEQEIIYYRKDLFAKDGIKVPTTLEELEAAAKHFHNPSKGMFGIVSRGQRSPAVTQFSSYLYSFGGTFDKDGKAMLDTPEAIKAFTFYGDILRKYGPPGVLNMSWPQALAIFAQGKAAMYTDASVFYSNLLDPAQSQVGDKVGFAVFPAGPAGARPYSIVSWGLSMSATSRHKEAAWKFIEWATSKETTLKTQSRQVPSARTSVWESEEGIRNFPAQLVQVIVQSSKIGVPYDRPNVIAVGQARDIVGSVIVTAIEGGDVAAAAKKANADYQALLDKEK
- a CDS encoding gluconokinase, whose protein sequence is MGPQGRGAGVSHVSNARELSGQAVNPTEAAPPFVLAIDLGTSTVRSMLVDSRARVLPATLSRAPARVRVSASGASEADIVELAESVWSCVDGTLERARALSGHGPRGAAAAICGVAVTTFVSSVCGLDRGGRPLTPLFTWADTRGEEDVARLRVSLPWAEVYERTGCPLHTSYLTVRLSWFKRTSPEVFTRIARWVSIGEYLECKLFGRARCSYSVASWTGLLDRARLAWDGSLLDALGVTPDQLSPLVDVDEPLAGLRPPFDKRWPELASVPWFPAVGDGAAHNLGSGADDSRHVALALGTSGALRVVEAGDPRITPGLWVYKVDRRRSLVGGALSEGGNILAWFMRVLRLSFEPERGEAEATADSGWEEAVANVAPDSHSLTVLPFIAGERSPGWHSGARATISGLSLATTPEEIVRAGLEAVAYRFAEIYARLPAAGENNRTIIASGGASRIAVWLQILADVLGRPVVQSSEPEPSARGAALLALRAMGMLGDGPDPPAALGRIFTPDDARHARYLEGLARHRALYARLLAEDDPQ
- a CDS encoding GntR family transcriptional regulator, whose product is MDERIVSTSLVEQIRGILREDIVSLRLPPGTRLAVDSLAERFGVSRTPVRDALNALVEEGLVMLAPRVGYYVVELSVQDVEEIADIREMIELYALRRAMKEMRPSDVTALLEETKALRSLGGDEQRRAFERLDRKFHVEIIRAAGNKRLRDLSARILALIDLMRNLNVRVEEALDEHIAILEAMQKGDATLAQRLLQGHLEGVRRAIVAEMTRMKSPASKEPAANIG
- a CDS encoding carbohydrate ABC transporter permease, which gives rise to MGVSSFKQQADIIRTPPTWVFRPTLLHYREVFGQYQFVHFMWNSLVIAAGSTFFSLLLGLPAAYSIARFRQSKLALVILVARIVPGITFLIPWFILFSRLRLVDTYTSLILSHMLVGLPFIIWVMVPFFESLPKELEEAAMVDGSTRSGAFLRVLLPLTGPGILTSSILSFVFSWNNFMFAVVLTGARTRTLPIAVFNFLSYSEINWGGLMAAAVVITVPILVIALVAQRYIIAGLTAGAVKG
- a CDS encoding DUF2088 domain-containing protein, yielding MERDECVVRRLYAEGALAGLRPEGFSGVDVPLPRGLWVRQPLERGKITDIRSVLSEKMARSGVEARIRKGGRVAIAVGSRGLAGLPEIVASVAEAVRARGARPFIVPAMGSHGGATAEGQRQVLADYGISERTLGIEVRASMDVVEVGRLTSGVPVYFGREAYEADGVIVINRVKPHTCFRGPIESGLAKILTIGLGKHVGATSLHAAGFSRFPELIPEAARLILARTRVLFGVATVENATGEVALIEVVPAEDILRREPELLQIARRKMGRFLFDSCDVLVVDEIGKDISGDGMDPNVTGRYSEPTMAGVGGFQAQRIVVLGLTAEAHGNASGIGVADITTQDVLDRIDFVQMYTNAVTSRVLASARLPIVVPTARDAVALALLTVTGVRPEQARVVRIRNTLELERIWVSESMWEELSGRPGFEALTSVAPMDIQTGSRKRKG
- a CDS encoding GNAT family N-acetyltransferase, whose product is MAHVRIHEILPEEVHDLNVMCVPPGVGSDEVSRLLEESVSAQRRAAAMGARVFGAFLGGEPVGRVEVMPIEAAPLPLEGDGLWVLRCLWVLENARGLGIARALMELALKASGHARGLAVLTYPDWMPVGFFEKFGFTVAQRSDPGFLLLRAGGADARVALVQVARDLAPSAGEVKVEAVFNARCPWIIHYYRTRLALARSISDKVTTAEHVIHTRDEALEFGEENLYIDGAPVFSGPVGLDDFESVVRERLARKGLL